The genome window TCGAGGTCagtggcgatgatgatgtcaaagGCGGAGAAGTAGGAAGGGGGTTTGAGGCGGATGTCGAGGGTGTCGATGTTAATACTAACGCGGGGGTTAAGGCGTTGGATGTTGGTTgaggcggcgatggcgcGGTTGGTGCCGACTGGGGAGCGGTcagaggggaggaagaattgggaggtgaggtcggAGGGTAGGACAGGGGAGTGGTCGCAGAGGGTCAGGGAGTTGATGCCGGCTAGGACGAGGTTTTTGGCGATTTCGTTGGCGAGGGCTTTCATTGTtatgaggaggatgttggcGTTGCGGATGGATTCTTGGGCTTTGAGACCCCAGAGGCGGATTTGTCGGTCGTAGAGGGCGATTTCATCTGGGATGGGGGTTAGTAATTGTAAGATGTGATGGGAGAGAGGTGAGAACTTACCTGCGCTGATGCCATTTGATATGGTCGAGGTGGGTGCTGGAACAGATCCATTGGTGTTCTCTTGCATCACAGGAACCGTGAGATTTTGGGTGTTCCCAGTGCCATTGGGGTTGCCGGCTGGTTCGGAGGTTGGAGCCTCCATCGTGGCCAGTCCTCAAGTGAGTTTCTCGAGCTCGTCGAGTCGATAATtgaggttggagatgatggtgcAAGAAAAGAATCGAAATGAGAAGCCGCAGAGAGTCAAGGAAAGTCTGGAGTAAAAACCCCCAACGCCAGCTCCAAGTCAAAGGAATGACGATCGACCACTCCTgagagagtgagagaggtgttggtgtgtgtgtctgtgtgtgAGGTTGAACGTGACAGTTCGCGTGGCTGCAGGTTGTGTTGATCACTCCAGGCAAACGGTGCAGCCTTGTGGACCAACCAGAGAcggaaggagggaaggggttcCTGATAAGCTCGGGCTCCCGTTTCTTGTGATTATCTTGCTCttgtttcttgtttcttgtttcttgttTCCCTGTGTCGCCAATTTGCAAAGTGTTTCTCGTCTGTACTGCCGTCTTCCGTAATCCCTAGTCAAGAGATGGTTTTAACGATGTTCCCGGGATTCATGGGGACGATGCACGGCTGCGATGCCAGTGTGGCTTGGCGTGACGCGGGTTTAATAAGTACTTTTGTGCCCATACAAAGAAGTGTGAAGTTGCAGGTACATGCTACCAATTAGCCATTCATTCTCTCAAACCCCGCCATTTTGGACTGGACAAGCTAAAGAAGTGAACGGGCCCTTTGCTGTCGCCTCCCACCAAAAAGGCCCCAAGATGCCCGTTTCCTGACGTCCACACAGCATCCACTGCACTTCTTCTGTGCTTCATGTGTCCACTTGACCCTGCGGATTGAACCTCTTACTCTTTTGCTCCTTTTCTCTCTGCAACAACCCAGCTCGACTCTCTTCTGCTGTTTTCATACCAAGGCCGACCCTCGACTCTctactgctgctgttttCATAGCGTGCTTTGCGACAGTCATATCACGCTTCTCGCTGCGGTCATCAGTGCCTGTGCCTTTGTCGCTTTTCATGGTGAGTGTTGCCTCCAACATACCCCCCCCAGTCACCCTCGCCCCTCCTGGCCCTCTGTTTGGGCGCCTGGCCGCCTGCTTGATTGCCTGGGAGCCTGCATATCCAAAACTGCCCAACAGCCTTGTTCGAGTCTTTCAGGGCAGATGCATTTTCATTCTGACCAAAACCCACAGTCTGGCAACTCCTCGCAGCGCAACGACCCATTGGATGATTCCAGGCCGTGGTGGTTTCCACGAGTGCCCAGCAGACGAGAGCGGATCCCTGGTGAACGACGCCGTACAGctccaaccacaaccacaaccacgtCTGGAGAATTTCATAGAGCTATAGCGAGGTATAACCGAAACATTGAACGGGTCCGCCGAAATCTCGACGCTGTAGAAAACCGACGTTATCATCCGGAAGCCAGCATGTCCTCTGCTGATAGGGATCTGCGACGAAGATTCAATCGTGATccgcccaccaccaacgaccCGCCCGCAGTCCCCGGCGCTCCCtcactcccccctctccggTCTCTTGGCTCGAGAGCTCGACCTGGCATGGCGTCGGGGTCAGGCTCACGATCAAGCCGCTACCGCCCCGAGCGGTTGCTCCGCGCCACCAACTTTGATTCCCGCATCAACAATACTTCTTCGCATGTCGTCTCCGATGAGCATCCCGACGCCAACTCTCACCTTCGCGCCCTCTTGGACTTGCCCAATATCGGCACCCTCATCTCACCACTGGCTCCCACGAGCACGACGCCCACATTGTACAACCAGGACACCGAGGACACCCGTCGCACCAAGCGGCGAAAGCTGGACAATGACAAGGTCGGTCCAAAGTTCAAGGGGTTCCATTATGGACATTATGGACAGTTGGAGCCCGGCAGATTGACCATGGAGATTGTGAGCTGTGACGGGGGGCTCTATCAAGAATCACTACAATACCCGCCGGAAAATATCCTGAAGAATGACGATTCAGTGTACTGCACCAAAGGCAATCGGTGCAACATCATCCTGAGGCATACAGGCGGGACCGTTTTCAGCCTTACCGAGCTTGTCATCAAGGCCCCTGGATCAAGCTACTCATGCCCGTATGTCTCTATCGATCCTCTCCACATATCGCATACTTACACCAGGAACAGGGTTAGAGAAGGGATGGTGTTCGTGGCCATGAAGTCAGACGAGCTCCTCACCCGCACAGCGCAGTATCAGATCCAGTATCTTCCCCCGCAACAAAGGACAAATAACACCCTAGTATATTCGGTCCGTCATGAGGAGGACGGTAGTTCCATCACACGCCTTCAACCACCAGTGCGGGAATTCAGCTTTGGTttggacgacgatgaggactATAGAACAGCCCAAATCCCACCAGAGTTTGCTGTACCGCCACCCCCGTTCAACATTACGACAGAATGTACCGACGATGGTagcgacgacgatgatgatggacgTGTActtcccccccatctccGGTCACGTAACAGAAGGACGCCGAACCGTATAGGGTCACTGCCATTTGAGAGCGAGAGCAGCGAAGAGGACCGAGACCCATGGGGTAATCCCTCCTCGGACTGGAGAGCTTTCGATAACTTGACTCGGCGTCGATATTCCGCTCGCGGTGGCGGACGGCAGCATGAAAGTACCAGCAGTACGACGTTggaagaagcccaagaagctTCGCAAATCGCAACGCAAGAGGCGGTACGGGCAGTTGGTGGCGAGCTCATGGCACCGTTGGCACACTTCTTTATCGAAAAGGATAAGAATAAGTGCACCATTCGGTTTGATCCGCCAGTGAGTGGGCGTTTTATACTCCTCAAGATGTGGAGTCCTCCACAGGACCTGTCTGATCGGTCGAGCAATATCGATATCGAGGCAGTGGTTGCCCAAGGATTTGCCGGGCCAAGGTACTTTCCTTCAGTGGAGCTTGCCTAAAGACCGGGAGAGGGATCTCGGTGTTTGGCTCATGGAGCTGTGGGATATACTTGTAGATGCATTTTGGCGGCGAATTGGCGTACAACCGGAACCTCTGGTGGACTGGAGGAAAAGCATTGGAAGGGGTGTTGACCTGCATGATCACAGCATCATGAAGTTACTTTGTTCTGCATTTGAAGTTTTCCATGTGGCATGGCGAGCAGGAGCCTGTATAAGACATGAGGGTATGCAGTGAGATGAATTAACAATCATTTGGCCTTTGGGAGTGTCTAGCAACATCAAACATACACAACCCTGTACCATTCTACATACATTTACTAAGATTAACATCCTTGAGACTTTTGGGACCAATCAAGGCTATTTACCAGTGATTCATGATGAATTGCGGCATTGAGTCACTCGCCCTTGGGACTGGGTGGCGTATGCATTACAATCTGCCTTAGCCTTGCCAGCCCCCAGCCCTTTGAGTCACCATAAGTGCAGGCGAAGCCGACAATGGTTTGGCAGAAGGCGATGAAAAGGCAAAGTCTGAAATGAtttgtgatgatgagagtGACCAGAGAAGATTAAAAAGACTATGCTGCTCTGCGTTTTCGCCCCTGCGATTAGATAAGCCTTGGCTGGAGAGCACAGTCTGTTTAGCTATTAGTCACCAGGCGGGACCACTATTTGGGTTGGGCCCCACTTCCTTCTAGGTCTCTTGGCTGACCGACCAGGACCCCAGAATGATATATTTTCTTCTCAGCCGCCCTGTTTGCTTCCACCATCCAACAGAGCAATCCAAGCAaactcaccaccagccttcCACCGCAACGCCTCTTTTGGTCGTATCAAGTCCGGGACTTTTTCGATACCccgaggttttttttttttttaaaaaaaaaagaaggaatcAGAGAAAACGGAAGCAAACATGGCTGTCAGAGCGCAATTTGAGAACTCCAACGAGTAAGTGCTGCATGGAAATGCGATGCGCATTGCGATGCAATTTTtgccccaccccaccacacCTCTATCGCTATCTTCATCATGGAGGAAAACCTGCCCCGCGGCGACGACAGAGCGAGCTATAGGGGTTTTGTCTGGTCGCATTCACATGGGACAGCTCTAGAGCATTCTTGCCTTTGGACTCGAATATCTCgaggggagtgggatgtCGCCTATACTCAGACATCGGGGTCTAAAGAGGGGAAGCGCGGGGTACCGAAACAGCACAACAGCATGCAGACTTCACAAGCCACACGGGCTACTTGTTCAGAAAGAGGGACGACAGACGGCTAACGTTTTATTTTACAGAGTTGGTGTCTTTTCCACCCTCACAAACTCTTACGCCCTCGTGGCGGTCGGTGCCAGCGAAAACTTCTACAGCGTGTTCGAGGCCGAGCTCCAGGATGTCATTCCCATCTGCAGAACGACGATTGCCGGCACGCGGATCATTGGGCGGTTAACAGCTGGGTATGTTGTCGACTCTCTCAACATATTCTTGTCCTGCGACTGAGCTAACAATGAAAAAAAAGTAACCGAAAAGGTCTTCTCGtccccaccacaaccaccgaCCAAGAACTCCAACACCTCCgcaactccctccccgacgAAATCCGCATACAGCGCATCGAGGAGCGTCTCTCGGCCCTCGGCAACGTCATTGTCTGCAACGACCACACAGCCCTCGTCCACCCCGATCTAGAGCCTGAGACGGAAGAGATCATCGCTGATGTCCTCGGTGTGGAAGTTTTCAGGCAAACCATTGCTGATCACGTGTTGGTGGGCACATACATGGCGCTGAGCAACCAAGGCGGTCTAGTGCACCCCAAGACGAGCATTCAGGACCAGGACGAGCTGAGCAGCTTGCTGCAGGTACCTCTTGTGGCGGGCAGTGTCAACAGAGGTAGCAATGTTATTGGCGGCGGCATGGTGGTGAACGACTGGATGGCGGTGACGGGGCTGGATACCACAGCGCCGGAACTCAGCGTGATTGAGAGTGTGTTCAGGCTGGGTGAGGGTGCGGCGCCGGGGGCGATTAATACGACCATGAAAGAGACGATGGTGGAGTCGTTCTACTGAGGGGTTCAGTTCACTGCAAAAAGGACATGGCTATGGTTTTTGTGGTAGCGGGTGGTTTTCCCTCGTGGTAGGATGGTCCACTGAATAGATGGCCGACGGGGGAGGCCCCGAGTGGCGTCAAAAGATACCCAGTCATCACCAACTACCTGCATTTCATCATGTGTGATGTGTAATGTATGTGTATGTCTCAATAGTCGGTGTTCGTGGCGGTCAGCCTCGAGAAATGAGACATTCCTGCCCAATCATCAGAAGCATGTGAGCTAGACATGCCCTTTTGAGTTCTACCAGTATGTGAGAACTGCTAAATTCTGCACTTCTACGACCTCCTCTTTCTATGGCAACAGAGAGTTGGATCACAGCTTGCTCAAAGCTCGGGTTCACTGGGCTTTAAAGTTTAGGCTAGCCTCAGGGCAA of Podospora pseudopauciseta strain CBS 411.78 chromosome 7 map unlocalized CBS411.78m_7, whole genome shotgun sequence contains these proteins:
- a CDS encoding uncharacterized protein (EggNog:ENOG503P0NV), whose product is MSGNSSQRNDPLDDSRPWWFPRVPSRRERIPGERRRTAPTTTTTTSGEFHRAIARYNRNIERVRRNLDAVENRRYHPEASMSSADRDLRRRFNRDPPTTNDPPAVPGAPSLPPLRSLGSRARPGMASGSGSRSSRYRPERLLRATNFDSRINNTSSHVVSDEHPDANSHLRALLDLPNIGTLISPLAPTSTTPTLYNQDTEDTRRTKRRKLDNDKVGPKFKGFHYGHYGQLEPGRLTMEIVSCDGGLYQESLQYPPENILKNDDSVYCTKGNRCNIILRHTGGTVFSLTELVIKAPGSSYSCPVREGMVFVAMKSDELLTRTAQYQIQYLPPQQRTNNTLVYSVRHEEDGSSITRLQPPVREFSFGLDDDEDYRTAQIPPEFAVPPPPFNITTECTDDGSDDDDDGRVLPPHLRSRNRRTPNRIGSLPFESESSEEDRDPWGNPSSDWRAFDNLTRRRYSARGGGRQHESTSSTTLEEAQEASQIATQEAVRAVGGELMAPLAHFFIEKDKNKCTIRFDPPVSGRFILLKMWSPPQDLSDRSSNIDIEAVVAQGFAGPRYFPSVELA
- the TIF6 gene encoding Eukaryotic translation initiation factor 6 (EggNog:ENOG503NW87; BUSCO:EOG092644O2; COG:J) — encoded protein: MAVRAQFENSNEVGVFSTLTNSYALVAVGASENFYSVFEAELQDVIPICRTTIAGTRIIGRLTAGNRKGLLVPTTTTDQELQHLRNSLPDEIRIQRIEERLSALGNVIVCNDHTALVHPDLEPETEEIIADVLGVEVFRQTIADHVLVGTYMALSNQGGLVHPKTSIQDQDELSSLLQVPLVAGSVNRGSNVIGGGMVVNDWMAVTGLDTTAPELSVIESVFRLGEGAAPGAINTTMKETMVESFY